The following are from one region of the Blastocatellia bacterium genome:
- a CDS encoding TnsD family transposase — protein sequence MLSFFPTPYPDELLYSILARYHIRSGNFGPKATLRDLFGSTKVVATYDLPSHIDALVQRLPPYSRHTAESLINEHTLYPFYAPFLPPVRARLILNSMEEHSWGDIHARIGIMASSVKPTGYLKFCPECLQADEEAYGEPYWHRLHQVPGVLVCPKHFTSIYNSSVRTFGEDRHEFYPATQENCIIPSPQASFPGEIMAELRLVAQDIEWVLSTPLSSREAAWFQHQYKSLLIDIGLATGSGRIRQAYLRDRFRSRFWDELLGLLQSSINDLLEDDWLSGIVRKHRRTFHPIRHIFLIRFLSQPITSFFDQDLSYKAFGNGPWKCFNGAAKHYLQTVIDEVKITWSHEMKKSVGIFSCKCGFIYCTSDPKQLTGQKVTFGKILAFGLIWERKLRKLAKQPGYSLREAARQLKVDPRTVKRQVERLGISSPWIKAQSALIRDTPGISRKEQREKWTELRREHPRDSKILLRGKAPALYTWLYRNDRSWLDKNSPPRFVRAQRVARVDWRRRDGEVLRLVKGSVQKILQRVPPVRVTQSRIGKAIGLVSLLERHLDKLPLTQGFLTSVVESIEDFQIRRIKHVIQELAQRGSQIRGWQVVRLSGLGRRISPKVAEAIAEGIFRACSRKESNQKAG from the coding sequence ATGTTGAGTTTCTTTCCAACACCATACCCGGATGAGCTTCTTTATAGCATCCTGGCCCGTTATCACATTCGCAGCGGAAATTTCGGCCCTAAGGCCACACTGCGGGACCTCTTTGGATCAACTAAGGTTGTAGCAACCTACGATCTTCCCTCTCACATTGATGCATTAGTTCAAAGGCTTCCCCCTTACTCCAGACACACGGCAGAGAGCCTGATCAATGAACATACACTTTACCCTTTTTATGCCCCGTTCCTACCTCCTGTTAGGGCGAGACTAATTCTTAATTCTATGGAGGAGCATTCCTGGGGAGATATTCATGCAAGGATCGGCATTATGGCGAGTTCAGTCAAACCTACGGGATATCTGAAATTCTGCCCAGAGTGCCTACAGGCTGATGAGGAGGCATATGGTGAGCCGTATTGGCACCGTCTGCACCAAGTTCCGGGTGTATTGGTTTGCCCGAAACATTTCACTTCAATATACAACAGCAGTGTGAGGACATTCGGCGAAGACAGACATGAATTCTATCCTGCAACGCAAGAAAACTGCATTATCCCTTCGCCACAAGCCAGCTTCCCAGGCGAAATCATGGCTGAGTTGAGACTTGTTGCTCAAGATATAGAATGGGTTCTAAGCACACCGCTTAGCAGCCGAGAGGCCGCCTGGTTTCAGCACCAGTATAAATCACTCTTGATTGACATAGGGCTGGCCACGGGTTCCGGAAGGATACGTCAGGCATACCTGAGGGACAGATTCCGCTCACGATTTTGGGATGAACTGCTGGGTTTGCTACAGTCATCGATCAATGATCTGCTAGAGGACGATTGGCTTTCAGGAATCGTTCGCAAGCACCGGAGGACTTTTCACCCGATCAGGCACATTTTTCTGATCAGGTTCCTTAGCCAACCCATCACTTCTTTCTTCGATCAGGACCTTTCCTATAAAGCTTTCGGCAATGGCCCCTGGAAATGTTTTAACGGAGCAGCCAAACATTATCTACAGACGGTGATAGATGAGGTGAAAATTACCTGGTCTCATGAAATGAAGAAATCAGTCGGAATATTTTCATGTAAATGTGGGTTCATATACTGCACGAGCGACCCAAAGCAACTCACTGGGCAAAAAGTGACGTTTGGAAAGATACTGGCGTTCGGGCTCATCTGGGAGAGAAAGCTTAGAAAGCTCGCCAAGCAACCTGGCTATAGTCTACGAGAGGCTGCACGCCAGTTGAAGGTCGATCCACGAACTGTAAAGCGGCAAGTCGAGAGACTCGGCATCTCCAGCCCCTGGATTAAAGCCCAATCAGCCCTTATTCGGGATACACCAGGGATCTCTAGGAAAGAACAAAGGGAGAAATGGACGGAACTTCGACGGGAGCACCCTCGTGACTCTAAGATTTTATTGAGAGGGAAAGCCCCAGCTTTATACACATGGCTTTATCGGAATGATCGTAGCTGGTTGGACAAGAATTCCCCACCTCGGTTTGTACGAGCGCAAAGGGTTGCTCGTGTTGATTGGCGCAGGCGGGATGGTGAAGTCTTGCGACTTGTGAAAGGATCTGTTCAAAAGATCCTACAGCGGGTGCCTCCTGTAAGAGTAACTCAAAGCAGGATTGGTAAAGCTATCGGTTTGGTCTCACTGCTCGAAAGACATCTCGACAAACTGCCCTTAACTCAGGGCTTTTTGACCTCAGTTGTCGAATCGATTGAGGATTTTCAGATTCGTCGAATCAAGCATGTTATCCAGGAGCTTGCACAACGGGGTTCGCAGATAAGAGGCTGGCAGGTTGTGCGCTTATCTGGCTTGGGAAGAAGGATCTCCCCAAAAGTGGCTGAAGCAATAGCCGAAGGGATTTTTAGAGCCTGCTCCAGAAAAGAATCCAATCAGAAAGCAGGTTAA
- a CDS encoding ATP-binding protein: MTHQSNPYRIPSGGFAEVAEYKQQALAEYRENPLIEALPAILSEAEFITLASEYPAFDKTEKGLDASLRLHCVERILKYFQPLAGHIALEQQLSRIIRQGYLARNPIRPEYAARLRQINRAMKQTGDDKLDSLSKYVSTSSSASGFTMIGVSGVGKSTAIERILRLYPQVILHSDYQGPLNLYQIVWLKLDCPHAGSLKGLCTEFFNSVDHLLGTNYARENPPRYSSEDSMLIQMGEVASTHCLGVLVIDEIQDLSTAKSGGAEKVLNFFVRMVTKLSVPVIRIGTNKAMPILQGDFRHARRGIGEGAMYWDRLKRDTEKNKKVWQFFVKGFFDYQWTRENADYTDEMDEVLYEESQGVVDIAIKLFMIAQWRAIANGKERISPELVRRVAKDSLHLVRPMLDALKSDNTELISKYSDIRPIDLRDFYEKYRSKVAEREQRKLKQLSSASSSSVSAPDLLSQVILGLLDLGLSPSLAKHHAEEVFATRKSESTVSDLVNEAYRNALDKGITENSPKSPKGRGSQSGKKKAAAYLPGDLRQLVSKGKDTGMSSYEALKAGGIIKSPIDDFYYETETC; this comes from the coding sequence ATGACTCATCAGAGTAACCCGTACCGGATTCCCAGCGGCGGCTTTGCCGAGGTTGCTGAATACAAACAGCAGGCACTTGCCGAATACCGGGAAAACCCTCTCATAGAGGCCTTACCGGCGATTCTTTCGGAAGCTGAGTTTATAACCTTGGCGTCTGAATATCCGGCCTTTGATAAGACTGAAAAGGGTCTAGATGCATCCCTGCGACTGCACTGTGTTGAGCGGATATTGAAGTACTTTCAGCCCCTGGCCGGCCACATCGCGCTGGAGCAGCAGCTCTCGCGAATCATCAGGCAGGGGTATCTCGCACGCAATCCTATTCGGCCAGAATATGCTGCAAGGCTCAGGCAAATAAACCGGGCGATGAAACAAACCGGAGACGACAAGCTTGACTCTCTTTCCAAGTACGTGTCCACCTCTTCGTCAGCCTCGGGCTTTACTATGATCGGTGTTTCAGGCGTCGGTAAATCCACAGCCATTGAACGCATCCTGCGCTTGTATCCTCAAGTCATTCTTCATTCTGATTACCAGGGTCCTTTGAACCTCTACCAGATTGTATGGCTCAAACTCGACTGCCCTCATGCAGGGTCGTTAAAGGGATTGTGTACAGAATTCTTTAACTCAGTTGATCACCTCCTGGGAACAAACTATGCCAGGGAGAATCCGCCCAGATATAGCTCAGAAGATTCAATGCTGATTCAGATGGGAGAGGTTGCCAGTACACACTGTCTGGGAGTCCTGGTGATAGATGAGATTCAAGACCTTAGCACGGCAAAGAGTGGCGGAGCGGAAAAAGTTCTCAACTTCTTTGTGCGAATGGTCACCAAGCTGAGTGTTCCGGTTATACGCATAGGTACTAATAAGGCCATGCCGATCCTACAGGGCGATTTCCGACACGCGCGTCGAGGTATTGGCGAAGGCGCAATGTATTGGGATCGTTTGAAAAGAGACACGGAGAAAAACAAGAAAGTTTGGCAATTCTTTGTTAAGGGGTTCTTTGACTATCAGTGGACCAGAGAAAATGCTGATTATACAGACGAGATGGATGAAGTTCTTTACGAGGAGAGTCAGGGCGTGGTTGACATCGCCATAAAGCTTTTCATGATCGCGCAGTGGCGCGCGATTGCAAATGGGAAAGAGAGGATCTCTCCGGAGTTGGTACGCCGGGTTGCAAAGGATAGCCTTCACCTCGTGCGTCCGATGTTGGATGCTCTGAAATCTGACAACACGGAACTCATTAGTAAATACAGTGACATTCGACCGATTGACCTCCGAGACTTTTATGAAAAATACCGCAGTAAAGTGGCGGAAAGGGAACAGAGGAAACTGAAACAGCTTTCAAGCGCCTCATCTTCTTCCGTCTCTGCACCTGACCTTCTCTCCCAGGTAATTCTCGGCCTACTTGATCTAGGACTGTCTCCCTCTCTTGCGAAGCACCACGCGGAAGAAGTCTTTGCAACCAGGAAGTCAGAATCAACCGTGAGTGACCTGGTAAACGAGGCTTATAGGAATGCATTGGATAAAGGAATTACTGAAAACTCGCCAAAATCACCGAAAGGAAGAGGTTCTCAAAGTGGAAAGAAGAAAGCGGCAGCATACTTGCCAGGAGATCTGAGGCAACTGGTAAGCAAGGGTAAAGATACTGGCATGTCTTCCTATGAAGCCTTAAAAGCGGGCGGCATAATCAAATCGCCCATAGACGATTTTTATTACGAGACAGAAACATGTTGA
- a CDS encoding transposase family protein, with the protein MNNILTVNIVLQRKVDSGNVLERILWLDEINDAAYVMEIYSNKGIPIFKRLTALRHGIDNGEISILEIDPWARAVDEATLTEKKKRIRDDAWHAIEDLVSADSEPAIYDRKGRCERILKAAQDHSLTVATVYKYLRKFWQRGKVKNALLPDFDNSGAPGKTRKAGEAKRGRPRKYRADPEIGIGINIDESTQRIFRVAISRFYNTEEENPLRVAYDEMMREYFVQEDSPLVKGHPPTLIPPDKRPTIEQFRYWFEKETNKPESTLRRKGKKNYNLNYRAILGSATAEVYGPGSRFELDATVADVYLISRYNVNWIIGRPVVYVVIDVFSRMIVGIFVGLEGPSWVGAMMALANVVTPKVSFCQEYGILIGEEEWPCQFLPEAILGDRGEMESRLVEALIQNLNVRIENAAPYRADWKPIVERNFRTTQERVKPFLPGYVIPDASKRTGQDYRLDATLNIYQFTQIIIHAVRLHNRSYLNSYDRSVSLIADDVLPIPIKLWEWGIKNRSGRLRTFPEDIVKLNLLPTGRAKVTERGIVYKDMRYSCDKAIKEKWFDNARIQGNEDIEITYDFRNVNYAYIKGPGGRSFEKCYLLDPEERYRDKTTYEVDYLQAHEQYMAQRSAGDNQQSRVNFITEVKNIVEQATAMTSRARDNATSKASRISNIKPKRAVEKEGLREEQAFELAKPSPEPRKGNVVSIKTVDPEDEDLSVPSYMDLLAKKREELKDDSSE; encoded by the coding sequence ATGAATAACATTCTGACAGTGAATATTGTACTCCAGCGGAAGGTAGACTCGGGAAACGTCTTAGAAAGGATCCTTTGGCTGGACGAGATCAATGATGCTGCCTATGTTATGGAAATCTACTCCAACAAAGGGATCCCAATCTTCAAGCGGCTAACCGCATTGAGACACGGGATTGATAACGGCGAAATATCCATTCTGGAGATAGACCCCTGGGCTAGGGCTGTTGATGAAGCAACTCTTACGGAAAAAAAGAAACGTATACGAGATGATGCATGGCATGCGATTGAGGACCTTGTTTCGGCAGACTCTGAGCCCGCAATTTATGACAGAAAGGGTCGCTGTGAACGCATCCTTAAAGCGGCCCAAGATCATAGCCTTACTGTAGCTACAGTATATAAGTATCTCCGAAAGTTCTGGCAAAGAGGGAAAGTAAAGAACGCATTACTCCCCGATTTCGATAACTCAGGTGCTCCAGGCAAAACGAGAAAGGCTGGAGAAGCGAAGCGAGGCAGGCCCAGGAAATATAGAGCCGATCCCGAGATAGGGATTGGCATTAACATAGACGAATCGACGCAGAGGATCTTCCGGGTGGCGATCTCCAGATTTTATAACACAGAAGAAGAGAACCCCTTGAGGGTTGCGTATGATGAGATGATGAGGGAGTACTTCGTACAAGAAGACTCCCCCCTTGTAAAGGGCCATCCTCCTACACTGATTCCACCGGATAAGAGACCGACCATTGAACAGTTCAGGTACTGGTTTGAAAAAGAAACAAATAAGCCAGAATCGACTTTGCGGCGGAAGGGCAAAAAGAATTACAACCTGAATTATAGAGCCATCCTGGGGTCTGCCACTGCCGAGGTATATGGTCCCGGCTCTCGCTTCGAACTGGATGCCACCGTCGCGGATGTTTATCTGATATCAAGATACAACGTAAATTGGATAATCGGTAGACCTGTTGTTTATGTAGTGATCGACGTCTTCAGCCGGATGATTGTCGGAATATTCGTAGGGCTGGAGGGACCATCCTGGGTCGGGGCAATGATGGCGCTGGCGAATGTGGTCACTCCCAAAGTCTCCTTTTGCCAAGAGTATGGAATCCTGATCGGCGAGGAAGAATGGCCTTGCCAATTTCTGCCGGAAGCAATCCTCGGTGATCGCGGTGAGATGGAGAGCCGATTGGTAGAGGCGCTAATTCAAAATCTGAACGTCCGTATCGAAAACGCTGCTCCGTACCGAGCAGACTGGAAGCCAATCGTAGAGAGAAACTTCCGTACCACCCAAGAGCGTGTGAAACCGTTCCTTCCAGGCTATGTGATTCCGGACGCTTCAAAGCGCACCGGGCAGGATTATCGATTGGACGCGACTTTGAACATTTATCAATTCACCCAAATCATCATTCACGCCGTTAGGCTTCATAATCGTAGCTATTTGAATAGCTACGACCGGTCGGTGTCTCTAATTGCTGATGATGTTCTGCCTATCCCCATTAAGCTTTGGGAATGGGGAATAAAGAATCGCTCCGGACGTCTCAGGACTTTTCCTGAAGACATCGTGAAATTGAACTTGCTGCCTACGGGGAGAGCGAAGGTTACTGAACGAGGAATTGTTTACAAAGACATGCGCTATAGTTGCGATAAAGCGATTAAAGAAAAATGGTTCGATAATGCGAGAATACAAGGGAATGAAGACATAGAGATCACCTATGACTTTAGAAATGTCAACTACGCGTACATTAAAGGCCCAGGCGGACGTAGTTTTGAGAAGTGTTACTTGCTTGACCCCGAAGAGAGGTATCGAGACAAAACGACGTACGAGGTGGATTACTTGCAGGCGCACGAACAATATATGGCACAGCGAAGCGCTGGAGATAATCAACAATCTAGGGTGAATTTCATCACCGAGGTAAAGAACATTGTTGAGCAGGCTACGGCTATGACATCTCGGGCCCGCGACAATGCCACCAGCAAGGCCAGCCGCATTTCGAACATCAAGCCTAAGCGGGCGGTAGAGAAAGAAGGCCTGCGGGAAGAGCAAGCATTTGAACTTGCTAAGCCCTCGCCCGAGCCTCGCAAGGGAAATGTGGTTAGCATTAAAACCGTAGATCCTGAAGACGAAGATCTATCCGTTCCCAGCTATATGGATCTGCTGGCGAAAAAGCGAGAAGAGTTGAAAGATGACTCATCAGAGTAA